A part of Bacillus thuringiensis genomic DNA contains:
- a CDS encoding amino acid permease: MQQPTNEKLHRTMKSRHLFMIALGGVIGTGFFLGSGYTINQAGPGGAILSYLVGGFIMYLTMLCLGELTVAMPVSGSFQKYATKFIGPGTGFMIGWLYWLGWAVTVGLELTSIGLMMKRWFPNVDVWVWCLVFGVILYASNAISAKSYAELEFWFSSIKVVTILAFVVLGGSALLGFISYDGKEAAPLFSNFVSDGGLFPNGLAAVLLTMITVNFSFQGTELIGIAAGESENPEKTIPRAIRNTVWRIMLFFILTMTILVGLISWKEAGVIESPFVVVFDKIGIPYAADIMNFVIITALLSVANSGLYAATRILWSLSNEGMAPTSFKKVNKRGIPITALVVTIAVAGLSLFTSFLAEDTVYMYLLSIAGLSAVSSWIIIALSQLRFRSQYIKGGGKLEDLKYRTPLYPIVPILALITNSIVVISLAFIPEQRMALYCGIPFIIFCYIYYYMSKKRKKPMKVEMETKYENKN; encoded by the coding sequence ATGCAGCAACCAACGAATGAGAAATTACATCGTACGATGAAGAGTAGACATTTATTTATGATCGCACTAGGTGGTGTAATCGGGACTGGTTTTTTCTTAGGTTCAGGTTACACCATTAATCAGGCTGGACCAGGGGGAGCCATCCTTTCATATTTAGTGGGCGGATTTATTATGTATTTAACAATGCTTTGTCTAGGAGAGTTAACGGTAGCAATGCCAGTTTCAGGTTCTTTCCAAAAGTATGCGACGAAGTTTATTGGACCAGGAACGGGCTTTATGATTGGCTGGCTATATTGGCTTGGTTGGGCAGTAACAGTAGGACTAGAATTAACGTCAATCGGTTTAATGATGAAAAGATGGTTTCCAAATGTTGATGTTTGGGTATGGTGTCTTGTATTCGGCGTTATTTTATATGCTTCAAATGCAATTTCTGCGAAAAGTTATGCTGAATTAGAATTTTGGTTCTCTAGTATTAAAGTAGTTACAATTCTTGCATTTGTTGTTCTTGGTGGTAGTGCATTATTAGGGTTTATATCATATGACGGAAAAGAAGCAGCACCTCTTTTCTCTAACTTTGTAAGCGATGGTGGATTATTCCCGAATGGACTAGCTGCCGTATTACTTACAATGATTACAGTTAACTTCTCGTTCCAAGGAACAGAGTTAATCGGGATTGCAGCGGGAGAAAGTGAAAATCCAGAAAAAACAATTCCACGTGCGATCCGTAATACAGTATGGCGCATTATGTTATTCTTCATTTTAACAATGACGATTTTAGTAGGATTAATTTCTTGGAAAGAAGCAGGGGTAATTGAAAGTCCATTTGTAGTTGTATTTGATAAAATCGGTATTCCATACGCAGCTGATATTATGAACTTCGTTATTATTACAGCGTTACTATCAGTAGCGAATTCAGGATTATATGCGGCAACTCGTATATTATGGTCACTTTCAAATGAAGGAATGGCACCAACATCTTTCAAGAAAGTAAATAAGCGTGGTATTCCAATTACAGCGCTAGTCGTAACGATTGCTGTAGCTGGTCTTTCTTTATTCACAAGTTTCCTTGCAGAAGATACAGTATACATGTATTTATTATCTATAGCTGGTTTATCAGCTGTATCAAGTTGGATCATTATTGCTTTATCGCAACTTCGCTTTAGAAGTCAGTATATAAAAGGCGGAGGAAAGTTAGAGGACTTAAAGTATAGAACACCACTATACCCGATTGTTCCAATTTTAGCTTTAATTACAAATAGCATCGTTGTTATTAGTTTAGCGTTTATTCCTGAACAACGAATGGCGTTATATTGTGGTATTCCATTTATCATTTTCTGCTATATATATTATTATATGAGTAAGAAACGGAAGAAACCGATGAAAGTGGAGATGGAAACGAAGTATGAAAATAAAAATTAA
- a CDS encoding OsmC family protein, with product MKIKIKHDDIEADLSYGPLAIGKENGYSPLQLLVSSIAGCSAIVFRTILEKKRITYDTFTIETEIGRSEALSKPVESIHLHYKIKAENITEEQLDKALQLAVKNCTIVQSIKDSIKVTETIELIK from the coding sequence ATGAAAATAAAAATTAAGCATGATGATATAGAGGCAGATTTATCGTATGGTCCATTAGCGATTGGAAAAGAAAATGGGTATTCACCGTTACAATTACTCGTTTCTTCTATCGCAGGATGTAGTGCAATTGTCTTTCGAACAATTTTAGAAAAGAAACGCATTACATACGATACGTTTACAATCGAAACGGAAATTGGTAGAAGTGAAGCTTTATCAAAACCAGTTGAAAGTATTCATTTGCACTATAAAATTAAAGCGGAAAACATTACAGAAGAGCAATTGGACAAGGCGTTGCAGCTTGCAGTGAAAAATTGTACGATTGTTCAATCGATAAAAGATAGTATAAAAGTTACGGAAACAATTGAACTAATAAAGTAA
- a CDS encoding HIT family protein → MECLGCKLANEEEIIYKIYEDDYVTCFLDHEPFYSGHTLIVPKQHVVEVDELEDVVAKSIMDASKLITKAIKALYKPDGITICQNGGVFNELTHYHMHVVPRYKERSFAEFYMVQLGEKENYNLEETKHLLKEAIERILLTEKA, encoded by the coding sequence ATGGAATGTTTAGGGTGTAAATTAGCCAACGAAGAAGAAATTATATATAAAATATATGAAGATGACTATGTAACATGCTTTTTAGATCATGAACCTTTCTATTCAGGTCATACTTTAATTGTGCCAAAGCAACATGTTGTAGAAGTAGACGAATTAGAGGATGTTGTAGCGAAATCGATTATGGATGCTTCAAAGCTTATTACAAAAGCGATTAAGGCATTATATAAACCAGACGGAATTACAATTTGTCAAAATGGTGGAGTATTTAACGAGTTAACACATTACCATATGCATGTCGTACCAAGATATAAAGAGCGCTCTTTTGCTGAGTTTTATATGGTACAGCTAGGAGAGAAGGAGAATTATAACTTGGAAGAGACAAAGCATTTGTTAAAAGAAGCGATAGAGCGAATACTGCTTACTGAAAAGGCGTAA
- a CDS encoding RNA polymerase sigma factor: MKVINNDYEKMEELYELYEQKIYYVAYSILNNIQQAEDAVQETFITLYKNLEKLHSLSTEELKRYILRVAKNKAIDSYRKNKRHETFLEEYERESTEAVDENIEEWEKRKMSEVQIDTLLKELNESNRQVFKYKVFYNLTYQEISSVMGITEANVRKQFERARKRVQNMIGGIQHDEFKELQRNI; this comes from the coding sequence ATGAAAGTTATAAATAACGATTATGAAAAGATGGAAGAGCTATATGAGTTGTATGAACAAAAAATTTATTATGTAGCGTATTCTATTTTAAATAATATTCAGCAGGCTGAAGATGCGGTTCAAGAGACGTTTATTACTCTTTATAAGAACTTGGAAAAGCTCCATAGCTTGAGCACTGAAGAGCTTAAACGCTACATTTTGAGGGTCGCGAAAAACAAGGCGATTGATAGTTATCGGAAAAATAAACGACATGAAACATTTTTAGAAGAATATGAAAGAGAATCAACAGAAGCAGTAGATGAAAATATTGAAGAGTGGGAAAAACGTAAAATGTCTGAGGTTCAAATTGATACATTGCTAAAAGAGTTAAATGAATCTAACAGACAGGTGTTTAAGTACAAAGTCTTCTATAACTTAACGTATCAAGAAATTTCAAGTGTCATGGGGATAACGGAGGCAAATGTCCGTAAACAGTTTGAACGCGCTCGAAAGCGAGTCCAAAATATGATAGGAGGTATACAACATGACGAATTCAAAGAACTCCAAAGAAATATATGA
- a CDS encoding DUF4367 domain-containing protein, whose translation MTNSKNSKEIYELAEKIALDDFDKLEEQHEFSHTYTRKKKLFMEEMKLKGERPQKKRKRHRMLIAAACLLIGMPTTVFGAVKVYNMIVQKQNYEVNVSLTNKDSKKSDQWYKLKVGKLPENMEAIDDTAMKYSFKDNYAKGGFSFILWRVGKDSNFKTLYSKSYEEKEIHGKKAVIVNKENGNNNLEFNREVFLFFEKEGIMLQSYIGNDINEEQMVDVLGNISLEPTSKEKASHITDYDKKYFSEESKPKKTKVIPLKKDSKRLFHIGQKVPVTIIMDNSKIEYVIEKVEVFDSIKDFKQENFNELGLGILSENQALDQAGQLIPYRRDEYKFGNGKDSIDQLVESRLIQPKFVYLTTTVKNIGKQETKEIYMHPSIQVLKSKGNVWNYAERAGIVEKNIMTGEVDYLEPHGDGKSFYNIGSIRPGQTVKVNLGYFVDEDKLDSIFLDAFRYSGSSGTENMNEKNRWWFDIRQQSK comes from the coding sequence ATGACGAATTCAAAGAACTCCAAAGAAATATATGAACTTGCTGAAAAAATTGCTTTAGATGATTTTGATAAACTCGAAGAACAACATGAATTTTCACATACATATACGCGCAAAAAGAAATTGTTTATGGAAGAAATGAAGCTGAAGGGCGAGCGACCACAGAAAAAGCGTAAAAGACATCGTATGTTAATCGCTGCTGCCTGTTTATTAATTGGTATGCCGACAACTGTTTTTGGTGCAGTGAAAGTCTATAATATGATTGTTCAAAAACAAAATTACGAAGTAAATGTTTCCTTAACAAATAAGGATTCGAAAAAGAGTGATCAGTGGTATAAGTTGAAGGTTGGTAAATTGCCAGAAAATATGGAAGCAATTGATGACACTGCTATGAAATATTCATTTAAAGATAACTACGCAAAGGGTGGATTTTCATTCATTCTTTGGAGAGTAGGAAAAGATTCGAATTTTAAAACACTGTACTCAAAAAGCTACGAAGAGAAAGAGATACATGGCAAGAAAGCAGTGATTGTTAATAAAGAAAATGGAAACAACAATTTAGAGTTTAACAGAGAGGTCTTTCTCTTTTTTGAGAAAGAGGGGATCATGTTACAAAGTTATATTGGAAACGATATAAACGAAGAACAAATGGTGGATGTGTTAGGGAACATTTCCCTTGAGCCTACGTCAAAAGAAAAGGCATCACATATAACAGATTATGATAAAAAGTATTTTAGCGAAGAAAGTAAGCCTAAAAAAACTAAGGTGATTCCTTTGAAAAAAGATAGTAAACGACTATTTCATATAGGACAAAAAGTTCCAGTAACGATTATCATGGATAACAGTAAAATTGAATATGTGATAGAAAAAGTTGAAGTTTTTGATTCCATTAAAGATTTTAAACAAGAAAACTTTAATGAACTTGGTTTAGGAATACTAAGCGAGAATCAGGCTTTGGATCAAGCTGGACAATTGATACCATATAGACGGGATGAATATAAATTTGGAAATGGTAAAGATTCAATTGATCAATTAGTAGAGTCAAGATTAATTCAGCCTAAATTTGTCTACTTGACAACAACAGTGAAAAATATAGGTAAACAGGAAACAAAAGAAATCTATATGCATCCATCCATACAAGTGCTTAAAAGTAAGGGGAATGTATGGAATTACGCTGAAAGAGCTGGAATTGTGGAAAAAAATATTATGACGGGCGAAGTTGATTATTTAGAACCCCACGGAGACGGGAAAAGCTTTTATAATATTGGTAGTATCCGACCGGGACAAACGGTAAAGGTTAACCTAGGTTATTTTGTAGATGAGGACAAGTTAGATTCAATCTTTTTGGATGCTTTCCGTTACAGTGGGTCTAGTGGCACTGAGAATATGAATGAGAAAAATCGTTGGTGGTTCGATATTCGTCAACAGTCAAAATAA
- a CDS encoding helix-turn-helix transcriptional regulator, whose amino-acid sequence MSKAKRLLDILIFASAKKTFTAQEIADEFNISVRTVHRYILDLSDMGLPIYAEQGRNGGYKVLTNRVIPPILFTEEEAVSIFFAFQSLSYYRDLPFNTEINSVTHKLYSSLQDDAKAKVDKIRSYIAFWNPKRIIDTPLLNEVLTAAIENKNLHFQYESKSGIKTKHVHPIGVYAHDGLWYLPSYDFSRKKILLYRVDRILSILSTEENEDTFMNLEEWFISNSNVVHSPTQLHVLLTTEGLRQCKSVPYLEELVVINEDGTGYIHSTIDKGEINFITPLFYRLGKDAKVLEPKELIDGLRIRAKEILHMYGDEKSC is encoded by the coding sequence TTGTCAAAAGCTAAACGCTTATTAGATATTCTTATATTTGCTTCTGCCAAAAAGACATTTACAGCTCAAGAAATAGCTGATGAATTTAATATTTCCGTTCGTACAGTTCATAGATACATTTTAGATTTAAGTGATATGGGGTTACCCATTTATGCTGAACAAGGTCGTAACGGAGGATATAAAGTATTAACGAATAGAGTCATTCCGCCTATTTTATTTACGGAAGAAGAAGCAGTATCCATCTTTTTTGCTTTTCAGTCTTTAAGCTACTACAGAGACTTACCATTTAACACAGAAATCAATTCCGTTACGCATAAACTGTATAGCTCTCTACAAGATGATGCGAAAGCGAAAGTTGATAAAATACGTTCTTATATTGCTTTTTGGAATCCGAAGAGAATTATTGATACACCTCTTTTAAACGAAGTGTTAACCGCGGCCATTGAAAATAAAAATTTACACTTTCAATACGAATCTAAATCGGGCATAAAAACAAAACATGTTCATCCTATCGGTGTATATGCGCATGACGGGCTATGGTACTTACCATCCTACGACTTTAGTAGAAAAAAAATATTACTGTATCGCGTCGACCGCATTCTCTCTATATTATCCACAGAAGAAAATGAAGATACATTCATGAATTTAGAAGAGTGGTTTATCTCTAACTCTAACGTAGTACACAGTCCTACTCAGTTACATGTTTTACTAACGACAGAAGGTTTACGCCAATGTAAAAGCGTTCCTTACCTTGAAGAGCTCGTTGTAATAAACGAAGACGGGACAGGATATATACATTCAACAATTGATAAAGGTGAAATTAATTTTATTACGCCTTTATTTTATAGGCTTGGAAAAGATGCAAAAGTGTTAGAACCGAAAGAATTGATAGATGGTTTACGTATACGTGCGAAAGAAATTTTACATATGTATGGGGACGAAAAAAGCTGCTAA
- a CDS encoding dihydrofolate reductase family protein, giving the protein MSREIVLFIAASLDGFIAKEDDDLQWLMETEGEGDNGYTEMYETIDTIIMGKRTYDYVVDHTETFPYLDKKCYVFSNSEKGSNEHVEFVNEDVLEFTKRLKEQEGSKIWMVGGGSLLSEFFKNNLIDEYVVTITPHILGSGVPLFQDKNPEINLTLTDTERFGQFVNLYYKVK; this is encoded by the coding sequence ATGTCACGTGAAATTGTTTTATTTATAGCGGCGAGCTTAGATGGATTTATTGCGAAAGAAGATGATGATTTACAGTGGTTAATGGAAACGGAAGGAGAGGGAGATAACGGTTATACAGAAATGTACGAAACAATTGATACGATAATTATGGGAAAGAGAACGTACGATTATGTAGTAGACCATACGGAAACATTCCCATACTTAGATAAAAAATGTTATGTCTTTTCTAATTCAGAAAAAGGTTCAAACGAACATGTAGAGTTTGTAAATGAAGATGTATTGGAGTTTACAAAAAGGTTGAAAGAGCAGGAAGGATCTAAAATATGGATGGTCGGTGGAGGAAGTCTACTGAGTGAGTTCTTTAAAAATAATCTAATTGATGAATATGTCGTTACGATTACACCGCATATATTAGGTTCTGGAGTTCCATTATTTCAAGACAAGAATCCGGAAATTAATTTAACTTTAACGGATACGGAACGTTTTGGGCAATTTGTAAATTTATACTATAAAGTAAAATGA
- a CDS encoding sensor histidine kinase, translated as MKRISIQLGFYFLIVTLLIESVLFVLLYYSLVNNRVNEEMTALLKRGNSHRDVLEKYFDKQTISHVALMESEAETTVVITNVHKDVLAKSNEINTTIKTHIEKMQTRTDHDGAIIENHWKTSNYICTVSPIIVAGKTEGYVYMFLGTESIEGMVNGLTRQFIIAGAITFLLTAITIFLLSRLLTKPLLHMKHATEKMSKGDLSVSLTTTRNDEVGELASSIQTLANDLHYMKTERSEFLASVAHELRTPLTYVRGYADIALKETTSPEQRLRYLSIIKDESDYITNLVQDLFSLAQMEQHNFSIQVKEVYLHTFLTRIAEKVNAIYKEKCITVSFSCPPTLLVNLDEQRFEQVVVNILNNAYRHSKEHSHINISVIEEHKRISITIEDEGEGIPPEDLPHIFDRFYRVDKARTRATGGTGLGLSIVKEIVELHGGTITVTSKVDHGSCFIISLPSIKKHDY; from the coding sequence ATGAAGCGAATTTCTATTCAACTCGGATTTTATTTTTTAATCGTCACACTTTTAATTGAAAGTGTTCTATTTGTCTTGCTTTATTATAGCCTTGTCAACAATAGAGTAAATGAAGAAATGACAGCTTTATTAAAGCGCGGAAATAGTCACCGAGATGTCCTTGAAAAGTATTTTGATAAGCAAACAATCTCCCATGTTGCACTAATGGAATCCGAAGCCGAAACTACTGTTGTTATTACAAATGTACATAAAGATGTACTAGCTAAATCCAATGAAATAAATACTACTATAAAAACGCATATTGAAAAGATGCAAACACGGACAGATCATGACGGAGCAATTATAGAGAATCATTGGAAAACATCTAATTATATATGTACAGTTAGCCCCATTATAGTCGCAGGAAAAACGGAAGGCTACGTATATATGTTTCTCGGAACGGAATCAATTGAGGGAATGGTTAACGGGCTAACAAGACAATTCATTATTGCCGGAGCCATTACTTTTCTATTAACAGCCATCACCATCTTTCTCTTATCACGGTTGTTAACAAAACCATTGTTACACATGAAACATGCCACTGAAAAAATGAGTAAAGGCGATTTATCTGTTTCATTAACGACTACTCGAAATGATGAAGTTGGTGAACTAGCATCATCTATCCAAACGCTCGCAAATGATTTACATTATATGAAAACAGAGCGAAGTGAATTTCTAGCAAGCGTTGCTCACGAATTACGAACACCGTTAACATACGTAAGAGGTTATGCTGACATTGCTTTAAAAGAAACCACATCTCCTGAGCAACGTTTGCGATATTTATCTATTATAAAAGATGAGTCTGATTACATTACAAACTTAGTTCAAGATTTATTTTCACTTGCACAAATGGAACAACATAACTTTTCTATTCAAGTAAAGGAAGTATATTTACACACCTTCCTGACTCGCATAGCCGAAAAAGTAAACGCCATATATAAAGAAAAATGCATTACAGTTTCTTTTTCTTGTCCTCCTACACTGCTAGTAAACTTAGATGAACAACGCTTCGAACAAGTTGTGGTGAACATTTTAAATAATGCGTATAGACATTCAAAGGAGCATTCTCATATAAACATTTCTGTTATAGAAGAACATAAACGTATTTCCATTACAATTGAAGATGAAGGTGAAGGTATTCCACCTGAAGATCTCCCTCACATTTTCGACCGCTTTTATCGGGTTGATAAAGCAAGAACACGCGCTACAGGCGGAACTGGTTTAGGACTCTCTATCGTGAAGGAAATTGTAGAATTACACGGCGGGACGATTACTGTCACGAGTAAAGTCGATCACGGGTCTTGCTTTATCATTTCATTACCATCTATAAAGAAACACGACTATTGA
- a CDS encoding response regulator transcription factor, which translates to MIDILLVDDEPRMLELLTLYLTPIGYNCVCALSGEEAISHIENRNFKFILLDIMMPKMDGWETCKRIRSFSNVPIIMVTARDQTVDIIQGLKLGADDYVTKPFHEEELFARIEAVLRRTNEHKQIQYHGIVWDEAKHFVSVHNEELLLTPIEFSLLGLFLRHVNYVLSRDQLIERIWGLNTNTEDRTVDSHIRNLRDKLRKVNFPIDHHLKTVYGVGYRWVDTLD; encoded by the coding sequence ATGATCGATATACTACTCGTAGATGATGAACCGAGAATGCTTGAATTATTAACACTTTATCTTACTCCAATCGGATATAACTGCGTATGTGCATTGTCCGGAGAAGAAGCTATTTCACATATAGAAAATCGAAACTTCAAATTTATTTTACTCGATATTATGATGCCAAAGATGGATGGATGGGAAACGTGCAAAAGAATTCGATCATTTAGTAACGTTCCTATCATTATGGTAACTGCTCGTGATCAAACTGTAGATATCATCCAAGGGTTAAAACTTGGAGCAGATGATTACGTGACGAAGCCTTTCCATGAAGAGGAGCTTTTCGCAAGAATTGAAGCTGTTTTAAGGCGCACAAATGAACATAAACAAATACAGTATCACGGTATTGTATGGGATGAAGCGAAGCACTTCGTTTCTGTACATAATGAAGAACTCCTTCTCACACCAATTGAATTCTCCTTACTCGGCTTATTTTTGCGTCATGTGAACTACGTATTAAGCCGTGATCAGCTCATTGAACGAATTTGGGGATTAAATACAAATACAGAAGACAGAACAGTTGATTCACATATTCGTAATTTGCGTGATAAATTACGAAAAGTAAATTTCCCTATTGATCACCATTTAAAAACTGTTTACGGAGTCGGATATCGATGGGTTGATACTCTAGATTAA
- a CDS encoding cell wall-binding repeat-containing protein: protein MKKMTRVFGITIITAVGLAACGQTNTDHKNHESKEEKKTEQKEMKMNQEVTAPKQMNQGASNDLLTTSLKNITRLNTNDPLQMAVLTSQTIWPATHKENQPGAIILVPVNEWQLGIASADLIHHPNNGPILFIEKEKIPEMTLKEIKRLNPLGTKDGTQIMVMGDVGASTLEQLKNYKVKQIKETDPAIFAKDVDKEYADITGSYPNSVIIGSSEEEGRLYTIPAVNWISHMPEPLLYTEKDKVPEATIEALKMRKDKANIYLLGPEKIVSKEVEKELSKYGKVTRISGETPTENSIAFAKFKDEKTKFGWGFTKPGHGLSFVSSKTPDLAVAGAPFSHMGKHAPVVLLKEGKASQPVYDFLASIQPKFKDDPTLGPYNHGFLLGSTSDISFETQGILDERLEIVQESGQGHGGH from the coding sequence GTGAAAAAAATGACCCGAGTTTTTGGGATAACAATAATTACAGCAGTTGGTCTTGCGGCATGTGGACAAACGAATACAGATCATAAAAATCATGAATCTAAAGAAGAGAAGAAAACAGAGCAGAAGGAAATGAAAATGAATCAGGAGGTAACTGCGCCGAAACAAATGAATCAAGGTGCATCGAATGATTTATTAACGACAAGTTTAAAAAATATAACGAGATTAAATACAAATGATCCTCTGCAAATGGCAGTATTAACTTCGCAAACGATATGGCCAGCAACGCATAAAGAGAATCAGCCAGGCGCTATTATTTTAGTACCAGTAAACGAGTGGCAATTAGGTATTGCGAGTGCAGACCTTATTCATCATCCGAATAACGGACCGATTTTATTTATAGAAAAAGAAAAGATACCCGAAATGACGTTAAAAGAAATAAAACGGCTAAATCCGCTCGGAACGAAAGATGGAACACAAATTATGGTGATGGGGGATGTAGGTGCATCTACCCTTGAGCAATTAAAAAATTATAAAGTAAAACAAATAAAAGAAACGGATCCAGCTATATTTGCTAAAGATGTGGATAAAGAATACGCCGATATAACAGGAAGCTACCCAAATAGTGTTATTATCGGTTCGTCTGAAGAAGAAGGCCGTTTATATACAATACCAGCTGTAAACTGGATTTCTCATATGCCAGAGCCACTTTTATATACAGAAAAAGATAAGGTGCCAGAAGCGACAATAGAGGCATTAAAAATGAGAAAAGATAAAGCCAATATATATTTACTAGGGCCAGAAAAAATTGTTTCAAAAGAAGTAGAAAAAGAGTTAAGCAAATACGGGAAAGTAACGCGTATTAGTGGAGAGACCCCTACAGAAAATTCGATTGCTTTCGCTAAATTTAAAGATGAAAAAACAAAATTTGGATGGGGGTTCACAAAACCAGGTCACGGTTTATCATTTGTTTCAAGCAAAACACCAGACTTAGCAGTTGCGGGAGCACCTTTTTCACATATGGGTAAACACGCACCTGTTGTATTGTTAAAAGAAGGGAAAGCTTCACAACCAGTGTATGATTTCCTTGCAAGCATTCAGCCGAAGTTTAAAGATGATCCAACACTTGGACCATATAATCACGGATTCTTATTAGGAAGTACGAGTGATATTTCATTTGAAACACAAGGAATACTGGATGAGAGGTTAGAAATTGTTCAGGAAAGTGGTCAAGGACACGGTGGACATTAA
- a CDS encoding SulP family inorganic anion transporter, translating into MFQTIKNDWFSNVRGDVLSGIVVALALIPEAIAFSVIAGVDPTVGLYAAFCIAVTISFVGGRTGMISAATGAMALLMVTLVKDHGLQYLFATTILTGIVQIIFGVFKLSSFMKFVPKSVMSGFLNSLGILVFTAQLPHFKNATWQMYALVALGLVIIYVFPRITTAVPSTLISIIIVTSIAIMSGLQLKTVGDMGSLPKELPFFSIPDVPFTLETLGIILPYAVMLAIIGLLESLLTASVLDDMTHTESNKHKEARGQGIANIVAGFFGGMAGCAMIGQSVINIKSGGRGRLSTFVAGGFLIVLLFVLGDYVVHIPMAALVAVMIMVSIGTFDWNSVTTIHKVPKGNAFVMIVTVVVVLITHNLALGVIIGTVISAVLFAFNMAKIHVKHLYIENKKIYEIHGQLFFASTADFINNFSFNEDVKEIELNFTNAHVWDDSAVAAIDKVIMKYEQSGVKVSITGLNERSSKIISNLATYNKRIAS; encoded by the coding sequence TTGTTTCAAACGATAAAAAATGATTGGTTCTCCAATGTGAGAGGGGACGTACTATCAGGAATTGTTGTTGCTTTAGCGTTAATCCCTGAAGCGATAGCCTTCTCTGTTATTGCAGGCGTGGATCCGACAGTTGGACTATACGCAGCCTTTTGTATTGCGGTTACCATTTCATTTGTTGGCGGAAGAACTGGAATGATTTCAGCTGCAACAGGTGCAATGGCATTATTAATGGTAACGCTTGTTAAAGATCACGGTTTGCAGTACTTATTTGCTACAACAATATTAACAGGTATTGTCCAAATTATTTTTGGCGTGTTCAAACTGAGCTCATTTATGAAGTTTGTTCCGAAATCTGTTATGAGTGGTTTTTTAAATTCACTTGGAATTTTAGTTTTTACAGCGCAATTGCCGCATTTTAAAAATGCAACTTGGCAAATGTATGCACTTGTCGCATTAGGACTTGTAATTATATATGTATTTCCACGTATTACGACGGCTGTACCGTCTACACTTATTTCAATTATTATTGTGACAAGTATTGCAATTATGAGCGGATTACAGTTAAAAACAGTAGGAGATATGGGAAGCCTGCCGAAAGAATTACCGTTCTTTAGCATTCCTGACGTGCCTTTTACACTTGAGACATTAGGGATTATTTTACCGTACGCAGTTATGCTTGCAATTATTGGTTTACTAGAGTCTTTACTAACAGCTTCAGTTTTAGATGATATGACGCATACGGAAAGTAATAAGCATAAGGAAGCACGTGGGCAAGGTATTGCAAACATTGTCGCTGGTTTCTTCGGAGGAATGGCAGGATGTGCAATGATTGGTCAATCTGTTATTAATATTAAATCAGGTGGACGCGGCCGATTATCAACATTTGTAGCGGGCGGATTTCTAATCGTATTACTATTCGTTTTAGGTGATTATGTCGTTCATATTCCGATGGCAGCTTTAGTTGCAGTTATGATTATGGTTTCAATCGGAACGTTTGATTGGAACTCTGTAACAACGATTCATAAAGTACCAAAAGGGAACGCATTTGTTATGATCGTAACAGTTGTGGTTGTCCTAATTACACATAACTTAGCGTTAGGTGTAATTATCGGAACAGTAATTAGTGCGGTTTTATTTGCATTCAATATGGCAAAGATTCACGTGAAACATTTATATATTGAAAATAAGAAAATATACGAAATTCACGGTCAACTGTTCTTTGCATCTACAGCAGACTTTATAAATAACTTTTCATTCAATGAAGATGTAAAAGAAATTGAGTTGAATTTTACCAACGCACACGTATGGGACGATTCAGCGGTAGCCGCAATTGATAAAGTTATCATGAAGTATGAGCAAAGTGGCGTGAAAGTAAGTATAACGGGATTAAATGAACGAAGCTCGAAAATCATTTCAAATTTAGCTACTTATAATAAAAGAATTGCAAGTTAG